The proteins below are encoded in one region of Ursus arctos isolate Adak ecotype North America unplaced genomic scaffold, UrsArc2.0 scaffold_24, whole genome shotgun sequence:
- the LOC113265682 gene encoding keratin-associated protein 5-11-like, protein MSNSCCSPCCQPTCCRTICCRTTCCRPSCCGCGGRCGQGGCGSGGCGSGGCGSCCCQPCCCCPTCCQTTCCRTTCCRPSCCGCGGGCGQGGCGSGGYGSGGCGSCCCQPCCCRPTCCQTTCCRTTCCRPSCCGCGGGCGQGGCGQGGCGSGGCGSGGCGSCCCQPCCCRPTCCQTTCCRTTCCRPSCCGCGGGCGQGGCGSGGCGSSC, encoded by the coding sequence ATGAGCAACTCGTGCTGCTCCCCTTGCTGCCAGCCTACGTGCTGCAGGACCATCTGCTGCAGGACCACCTGCTGCCGGCCCAGCTGCTGCGGGTGCGGCGGCCGCTGTGGCCAAGGCGGCTGCGGGTCCGGCGGCTGCGGGTCCGGCGGCTGCGGGTCCTGCTGCTGCCAGCCTTGCTGCTGCTGCCCGACTTGCTGTCAGACCACCTGCTGCAGGACCACCTGCTGCCGGCCCAGCTGCTGCGGGTGCGGCGGCGGCTGTGGCCAAGGCGGCTGCGGGTCCGGCGGCTACGGGTCCGGCGGCTGCGGGTCCTGCTGCTGCCAGCCTTGCTGCTGCCGCCCAACTTGCTGTCAGACCACCTGCTGCAGGACCACCTGCTGCCGGCCCAGCTGCTGCGGGTGCGGCGGCGGCTGTGGCCAAGGCGGCTGCGGCCAAGGCGGCTGCGGGTCCGGCGGCTGCGGGTCCGGCGGCTGCGGGTCCTGCTGCTGCCAGCCTTGCTGCTGCCGCCCAACTTGCTGTCAGACCACCTGCTGCAGGACCACCTGCTGCCGGCCCAGCTGCTGCGGGTGCGGCGGCGGCTGTGGCCAAGGCGGCTGTGGGTCCGGCGGCTGCGGCTCCAGCTGCTGA